From a region of the Sminthopsis crassicaudata isolate SCR6 chromosome 6, ASM4859323v1, whole genome shotgun sequence genome:
- the RAG1 gene encoding V(D)J recombination-activating protein 1: MEIPVAPGRGLGSAPDEIQHPHMKFSEWKFKLFKVRSFVKPSPEEAQGPNKNVGEVQASLEETPAVISSTNIPAPEKPALIQPTFSALPKSLEKPADVGKAREKAIHLASLRQLCRICGVSFRADGQSRRYPVHGPVDNKTQGLLRKKEKKVTSWPDLIAKVFKIDVKGDVESIHPTQFCHSCWNIMYGRFSNAPCEVHFPRKAAIEWRPHTPACDSCQAARRGLKRKGHQFNLSLSKKLKTVIKRTQKAHPPKSQVQLLNGGKDRMKKITNCSKMHLSTKLLAVDYPVDFVKAISCQICEHIVTDPVETTCRHLFCRTCILRCLKVMGSYCPSCQYPCFPTDVESPARSFVNILNSLLVKCPVNDCDKEVSFEKYNQHISSHKEPKASYVYINKGGRPRQHLLSLTRRAQKHRLRELKMQVKAFADREEGGDLKAVCLTLFLLVLRARNEHRQADELEAIMKGRGSGLQAAVCLAIRVNTFLSCSQYHKMYRTVKAITGRQIFQPLHALRNAEKTLLPGYHPFEWNPPLKNVSARTDVGIIDGLSGWAASVDDYPVDTIAKRFRYDAALVSALMDMEEDILEGMKSQDLGDYLSGPFTVVVKESCDGMGDVSEKHGSGPAVPEKAVRFSFTIMNITITHDQESVRIFEEAKPNSELCCKPLCLMLADESDHETLTAILSPLIAEREAMKSSELLLEMGGIPRTFKFIFRGTGYDEKLVREVEGLEASGSVYICTLCDATRLEASQNLVLHSITRSHAENLERYEVWRSNPYQESAEELRDRVKGVSAKPFIETVPSIDALHCDIGNAAEFYKLFQLEIGEVYKNPNASKEERKRWQATLDKHLRKKMNLKPIMRMNGNFARKLMTKETVEAVCELIHSEERHEALRELMDLYLKMKPVWRSTCPAKECPESLCQYSFNSQRFAELLSTKFRYRYEGKITNYFHKTLAHVPEIIERDGSIGAWASEGNESGNKLFRRFRKMNARQSKCYEMEDVLKHHWLYTSKYLQKFMNAHNAVKNTALIINSQAGFEDSLGLEDSLEILNSMEF, encoded by the coding sequence ATGGAAATCCCAGTGGCACCGGGCCGAGGACTTGGCTCTGCCCCAGATGAAATCCAGCACCCGCATATGAAATTTTCTGAATGGAAATTCAAACTCTTCAAAGTGAGATCCTTTGTGAAGCCCTCTCCTGAAGAAGCTCAGGGGCCAAATAAGAACGTGGGAGAAGTCCAGGCATCTCTGGAAGAGACCCCAGCGGTCATAAGCAGCACCAATATTCCAGCACCTGAAAAGCCGGCCCTCATCCAGCCAACATTCTCAGCCCTTCCCAAGTCTTTGGAGAAGCCTGCTGATGTTGGAAAGGCTCGGGAGAAGGCAATTCACCTGGCCAGCCTCCGGCAGCTTTGCCGTATCTGTGGTGTTTCCTTTAGAGCTGATGGACAGAGTAGGAGATACCCTGTCCATGGTCCAGTGGACAATAAAACTCAGGGCCTCCTtcgaaagaaggagaagaaagtcaCCTCCTGGCCAGACCTGATCGCAAAGGTTTTTAAAATTGACGTGAAAGGGGATGTTGAGTCCATCCACCCCACCCAGTTTTGCCACAGCTGTTGGAATATTATGTATGGGAGGTTCAGCAATGCCCCCTGTGAGGTACACTTTCCAAGGAAAGCTGCCATCGAGTGGCGTCCACACACCCCAGCCTGTGACAGCTGCCAGGCAGCTCGCCGGGGACTCAAGAGGAAAGGCCATCAGTTCAATCTGTCACTCAGCAAAAAGCTCAAGACGGTGATCAAACGGACTCAGAAAGCTCATCCCCCAAAGAGTCAAGTCCAGCTTCTAAACGGTGGCAAGGATCGGATGAAGAAGATCACCAACTGCAGCAAGATGCACTTGAGCACTAAGCTGCTAGCTGTGGACTACCCTGTGGACTTTGTGAAGGCCATCTCCTGCCAGATCTGTGAGCACATTGTGACTGACCCAGTGGAAACCACCTGTAGGCATCTATTCTGCAGAACCTGCATTTTGAGGTGCCTCAAGGTCATGGGCAGCTATTGCCCTTCTTGCCAGTATCCCTGCTTCCCTACAGATGTGGAAAGCCCAGCGAGGTCCTTTGTGAACATCCTCAATTCCCTGCTGGTGAAATGTCCTGTGAATGACTGTGACAAGGAAGTCAGCTTTGAAAAATACAACCAGCACATCTCCAGCCACAAGGAACCGAAAGCATCCTATGTGTACATTAATAAAGGCGGCCGGCCCCGGCAGCATCTGCTGTCCCTCACCAGGAGGGCTCAGAAACACCGGCTGAGAGAACTGAAGATGCAGGTCAAGGCTTTTGCAGACAGAGAAGAAGGGGGTGATCTGAAGGCAGTGTGCCTGACTTTGTTCCTGCTGGTACTGAGAGCAAGGAATGAGCATCGGCAGGCGGACGAGCTGGAGGCCATTATGAAGGGCAGAGGCTCGGGCCTCCAGGCAGCTGTGTGCTTGGCCATCAGGGTCAACACTTTTCTGAGCTGTAGCCAGTACCACAAGATGTACCGGACTGTGAAAGCCATCACTGGGAGGCAGATCTTCCAGCCCTTGCATGCCCTTCGAAATGCAGAAAAGACCCTCCTGCCTGGATATCACCCGTTCGAGTGGAACCCCCCTCTGAAGAACGTCTCCGCTCGCACGGACGTCGGCATTATTGACGGGCTTTCTGGCTGGGCTGCGTCTGTGGATGACTACCCAGTTGACACCATTGCAAAAAGGTTCCGTTACGATGCAGCGCTGGTGTCTGCCCTGATGGACATGGAAGAAGACATCCTAGAAGGCATGAAATCCCAAGACTTGGGGGACTACTTGAGTGGCCCCTTCACTGTGGTGGTGAAGGAGTCTTGTGATGGGATGGGAGATGTGAGCGAGAAGCATGGGAGCGGGCCAGCTGTGCCCGAGAAGGCCGTGCGCTTTTCCTTCACTATCATGAACATTACTATCACACACGATCAGGAGAGCGTGAGGATATTTGAAGAAGCCAAGCCCAACTCCGAGCTGTGCTGTAAGCCCTTGTGCCTCATGCTGGCTGATGAGTCGGACCACGAAACCCTGACAGCCATCCTGAGTCCCCTCATTGCAGAGAGAGAGGCGATGAAGAGCAGTGAATTGCTGCTTGAGATGGGAGGCATCCCAAGGACTTTCAAGTTCATCTTTAGAGGAACTGGCTATGATGAAAAACTTGTCCGGGAAGTTGAAGGTCTCGAGGCTTCTGGCTCTGTCTACATTTGCACCCTCTGTGACGCCACCCGGCTGGAAGCTTCCCAGAATCTTGTCCTTCACTCCATCACGAGGAGTCACGCGGAGAATCTGGAACGTTATGAAGTCTGGAGGTCCAACCCCTATCAGGAGTCGGCAGAAGAACTGAGAGACAGGGTGAAAGGGGTCTCAGCAAAGCCTTTTATCGAGACGGTCCCTTCCATCGATGCTCTCCACTGTGACATCGGCAATGCGGCAGAGTTTTACAAGCTCTTCCAGCTGGAAATTGGGGAAGTTTATAAGAATCCCAACGCATCCAAAGAGGAGAGGAAGCGATGGCAGGCTACCCTGGACAAGCACCTCCGGAAAAAAATGAACCTGAAGCCCATCATGAGGATGAATGGCAACTTTGCCAGGAAGCTCATGACCAAGGAGACGGTGGAAGCAGTATGTGAGTTAATTCACTCTGAGGAAAGGCATGAGGCCCTGAGGGAGCTAATGGACCTTTACCTGAAAATGAAACCTGTGTGGCGCTCAACATGCCCGGCCAAAGAGTGCCCAGAATCGCTTTGCCAGTACAGTTTCAACTCACAGCGTTTTGCAGAACTCCTGTCTACCAAGTTCCGGTACAGATACGAGGGGAAAATCACCAATTACTTTCACAAGACTCTGGCCCATGTCCCTGAGATCATTGAGAGAGATGGCTCCATCGGAGCATGGGCCAGTGAAGGGAATGAATCCGGTAATAAACTCTTCCGACGTTTCCGCAAAATGAACGCCAGACAGTCCAAGTGTTATGAAATGGAGGATGTCCTGAAGCACCATTGGTTGTACACTTCCAAATACCTCCAGAAGTTTATGAATGCTCATAATGCCGTGAAGAATACCGCTCTCATTATCAACTCACAAGCAGGCTTTGAAGACTCTTTAGGGCTAGAAGACTCACTGGAAATTCTTAATTCAATGGAATTCTAA